GCTCGACCAGCGTCCCGTCGGTCCGGGTCGCTCGCCGGGTCGCCGGGTCATCCAGGCTCGGGCGGCCTTCGCGCTCCTCGAGTCGGCGCAGCGCTTCGCACTGCAGCCAGTCGGCGGGGGACAGCGGCGGTTCGGGGCGGCTTGCGGTCATCGTGCGCATGATACCGGGGCGGGCCCGGTCCGGCGCTGCGCGGGCGCGCTCGGTGAAGACTTGATCCGAATCAACTCTCCCGGCGAGGCCAGCCGCGAGAATGCCGCTCGAACGCTGCCATCGGACTTTCGAACTCATGGAACAAGCACCTACCTACAACGACCGGGTCATCACCCAGTTCGCGGTCATGACCGTGGTCTGGGGCATCGTCGGCATGGCCGTCGGGCTGCTGATCGCGGCCCAGCTGATCTGGCCCGACCTGACCTACGGCATCGAGTGGCTGAGCTACGGCCGGCTGCGTCCGCTCCACACCAACGCGGTGATCTTCGCGTTCGGCGGTTCGGCGCTGTTCGCGACCAGCTATTACGTGGTCCAGCGCACCTGTCACGCACGGCTGTTCGGCGGCCCGCTGGTCGCGTTCACGTTCTGGGGCTGGCAGGCGGTCATCGTCGGCGCGGCCGTGACCCTGCCGCTGGGCATCACGATGGGCAAGGAATACGCCGAACTGGAGTGGCCGCTGGCGATCCTCGTGGCGATCGTCTGGGTGGCCTATGCGGTGGTGTTCTTCGGGACGATCGCGAAACGGCGGATCAAGCACATCTACGTGGCCAACTGGTTCTACGGTGCGTTCATCCTGACCATCGCCGTGCTCCACATCGTCAACAATCTGTCGATCCCGGCCGGCCTGTGGAAGAGCTACCCGGTCTACGCCGGGGCGGTCGACGCGATGGTCCAGTGGTGGTACGGCCACAACGCGGTCGGCTTCTTCCTGACCGCCGGCTTTCTCGGCATGATGTACTACTTCGTGCCGCGCCAGGCCAATCGTCCGATCTACTCCTACCGACTTTCGATCGTGCACTTCTGGTCGCTGATCGCGATCTACATGTGGGCCGGCCCGCACCACCTCCACTACACCTCGCTGCCGGACTGGGCGCAGACCCTCGGCATGGTGTTCTCGCTGATCCTGCTCGCGCCCAGCTGGGGCGGCATGATCAACGGGATCATGACCCTGTCGGGCGCCTGGTACAAGCTGCGCACGGACCCGATCCTCCGGTTCATGATCGTCGCGCTGTCGTTCTACGGCATGTCCACCTTCGAAGGTCCGATGATGTCGATCAAGACGGTCAATTCGCTGTCGCATTACACCGACTGGACGATCGGCCACGTGCACGCCGGTGCGCTTGGCTGGGTCGCGATGATCTCGATCGGCAGCCTGTACACCCTGTTTCCGCGCCTCTGGGGCGTGGAGAAGATGCACTCGATCAAGGCGATCGAGTGGCACTTCTGGACCTCGACGATCGGCACCGTGCTCTACATCACCGCGATGTGGGCGGCCGGCCTGATGCAGGGCCTGATGTGGCGGACCTTCAACGATGACGGCACGCTCACCTACACCTTCATCGAGGTGCTCAAGCGCACCGAGCCGTTCTACATGCTGCGCCTGCTCGGCGGCGTGGTCTTCCTGAGCGGCATGTTCTTCATGGTCTGGAACGTCTACAAGACCTGGCAGAACGCGCCGAAGCGTGCGGAAGCCACCCCGATCCCGCAGCCGGCCTGAAGGAGACACGACCGTGGCAAAGATGAACCATGAAACGATCGAGAAGAACATCGGCCTGATGGCGGTCCTGGTGCTCGTCGTGATCAGCGTCGGTGGCCTGACCCAGATCATCCCGCTGATGTTCCGCGCGACCATCGTCGAACCGGCCGAGGGCGTCGAACCCTACAGCGCCATCGAACTGGCCGGTCGCGACGTCTACATCGCCGAGGGCTGCTACGGCTGCCACAGCCAGCAGATCCGTCCGTTCCGCTCCGAGACGGAGCGCTACGGCCATTACTCGGTGGCCGGCGAGTCGGTCTACGACCGGCCCTTCCAGTGGGGCTCGAAGCGGACCGGGCCGGACCTGGCCCGGGTCGGAGGAAAATATTCCGACGACTGGCACGAACTGCACCTCCTCGATCCCCGTGCCGTCGTGCCGGATTCGAACATGCCGGCCTATCCATGGCTGGCCGAGCGGCTCGTCGACCCGACCGAGATTCAGGCACGCATGCGCGCGTTGCGCAAGGTCGGCACGCCCTACACGGACGAGCAGATCGCCGCGGCCGCCGACGACCTGATCGGCGTGACCGAACTCGACGCAACCATTGCCTACCTTCAGGGCCTCGGCACGGACTGGACCGGTCAGCGCGTGGCGTCGCAGGTGGCAGGAGGTTCGCAGTGAGCGGCGGCATCGTCACGCTGCTTTCGCTGCTCGGCTTCCTGGCGATCGTGGTCTGGGTGTTCGTGATCAAGCGCAAGGCCGACTTCGACGAACAGGCCAACCTGCCGCTGGAAGACGCCGACAAGGACTCGGAAAGCACGAAGCGTCACGCCGAAACCAAGCACGGGGAGCACGAGTCATGAGCACGTTCTGGCACTGGTACATCATCGTCCTGACGGTCGGCTCGCTGATCGTCACCGCCTGGTTCCTGGTCTGGTCGAGCAAGCTTCGCGTGCAATCGACGAAGGAAGAGGACGGTTCCGAGACCACCGGTCACGTGTGGGACGGCGATCTGCGCGAGTTGAACAACCCGCTGCCGCGCTGGTGGCTGGGCCTGTTCTGGATCACGATCGTGTTCTCGGTCGGCTACCTGATCCTGTACCCGGGCCTGGGCCGCTGGGACGGCGTGCTGGACTGGTCGCAGGAAAAGCAGTACCGGCAGGAGATGGAGACGGCCCGTGAAGCCTTCGAAGCGCGCTTCGCCGAACTGGCCGCAATGGACCTGGAGCAGCTCGCGGTCAACGACCGTGCCGTGGAGATGGGTCGCAACCTCTACGCCCACAACTGCTCGACCTGCCACGGCTCCGATGCGCGCGGTGCCACGGGCTATCCGAACCTGGCCGACGATCACTGGATCTGGGGCAGCGCTCCGCAGCAGGTCTACCAGACCATCCTGGGCGGCCGCCGGGCGGCCATGCCGGCGTTCGGCGAAGCGCTCGGCGAGCAGGGCGTGACGCGCACCGCGGTCTATGTGCAGCAACTGGCCGGCAAGCCGGTCGATGCCGCCATGGCCGCGGCCGGGCGGCAGCAGTACCAGCAGGTCTGCGCGGCGTGTCACGGGGCCGAAGGGAAGGGCAATCCGGTGCTCGGCGCACCGGACCTGACCGCCGGCGTCTACACCTACGGCGGCGACCTGGACACGATCCGCGCGACGATCCGCAGCGGTCGCAACGGCGTGATGCCGGCCCAGGAGGGCCTGATCGGCGAGACCCGGACCCGTCTGGTCACCGCCTACATCCTGAGCATGCAGGACCGCTTCGCCGCCGAGTCGGCGGACGACGCGTCGGCCGAAGGCCAGAGGACCGAAGCGCCTTGAGCGGCGGCCCGCATCCGGCGCCGAGCGAGGCCACGACGCGACCGCGTTCCGATCGCGTCGAGCACCCGCCGCGTCCCCTGGCGCATCGCCTCGGGGCCATCCTGTGGCCGTCGTTCTTCGCCGCCGGGGTCGCCACCATGGTGCTGTTCGCCTTCGTCGACCCGCTCGAGCTGGCCGCGATCAGCGTGCCGGAGCTCGAGATCTCGCGCCAGGCGGGCTACACGATCGCCTTTCTCGGGTTCTGGCTCGGCTTCGCCTCGGCCTGC
Above is a genomic segment from Halomonas denitrificans containing:
- the ccoN gene encoding cytochrome-c oxidase, cbb3-type subunit I: MEQAPTYNDRVITQFAVMTVVWGIVGMAVGLLIAAQLIWPDLTYGIEWLSYGRLRPLHTNAVIFAFGGSALFATSYYVVQRTCHARLFGGPLVAFTFWGWQAVIVGAAVTLPLGITMGKEYAELEWPLAILVAIVWVAYAVVFFGTIAKRRIKHIYVANWFYGAFILTIAVLHIVNNLSIPAGLWKSYPVYAGAVDAMVQWWYGHNAVGFFLTAGFLGMMYYFVPRQANRPIYSYRLSIVHFWSLIAIYMWAGPHHLHYTSLPDWAQTLGMVFSLILLAPSWGGMINGIMTLSGAWYKLRTDPILRFMIVALSFYGMSTFEGPMMSIKTVNSLSHYTDWTIGHVHAGALGWVAMISIGSLYTLFPRLWGVEKMHSIKAIEWHFWTSTIGTVLYITAMWAAGLMQGLMWRTFNDDGTLTYTFIEVLKRTEPFYMLRLLGGVVFLSGMFFMVWNVYKTWQNAPKRAEATPIPQPA
- the ccoO gene encoding cytochrome-c oxidase, cbb3-type subunit II codes for the protein MNHETIEKNIGLMAVLVLVVISVGGLTQIIPLMFRATIVEPAEGVEPYSAIELAGRDVYIAEGCYGCHSQQIRPFRSETERYGHYSVAGESVYDRPFQWGSKRTGPDLARVGGKYSDDWHELHLLDPRAVVPDSNMPAYPWLAERLVDPTEIQARMRALRKVGTPYTDEQIAAAADDLIGVTELDATIAYLQGLGTDWTGQRVASQVAGGSQ
- a CDS encoding cbb3-type cytochrome c oxidase subunit 3, giving the protein MSGGIVTLLSLLGFLAIVVWVFVIKRKADFDEQANLPLEDADKDSESTKRHAETKHGEHES
- the ccoP gene encoding cytochrome-c oxidase, cbb3-type subunit III — protein: MSTFWHWYIIVLTVGSLIVTAWFLVWSSKLRVQSTKEEDGSETTGHVWDGDLRELNNPLPRWWLGLFWITIVFSVGYLILYPGLGRWDGVLDWSQEKQYRQEMETAREAFEARFAELAAMDLEQLAVNDRAVEMGRNLYAHNCSTCHGSDARGATGYPNLADDHWIWGSAPQQVYQTILGGRRAAMPAFGEALGEQGVTRTAVYVQQLAGKPVDAAMAAAGRQQYQQVCAACHGAEGKGNPVLGAPDLTAGVYTYGGDLDTIRATIRSGRNGVMPAQEGLIGETRTRLVTAYILSMQDRFAAESADDASAEGQRTEAP